The following nucleotide sequence is from Phycisphaera sp..
GCGCGCAACACCCACCGCACGCTCCTGGTCGTGATCCGATCCACTGCCTCCAGCATTCCCTCCTCATCGACCAGCCCCTCACGCAGAGGCCAAAGCGGGTCGGTTAACTGCTCGGCTGATAGGCTCCGGCGGGCATCGACGATCCCCTGGGCCGACTCCTCGTCCAACCCAGGCAAGACGGCCAGCACCTCGAACGGCGCCCGGTTGATGTCCACCCGCCCGCGAGCGGGCCCGGCGCCGATGCACACCGTGTCCAGGGCCTGCCCGGCCGTTGCCAGAGTCTGCCCCGAGGCCCGCAGGGCCCGAGCGACCCCACCCAGAGACGCAGGAGGCGAATCCATCTGACGCAGCGCAGCCACGAGCTGATTCGAGCCTTCTTGTGGGTCGAGCAACTCGCCAAGCCGCTCGGCGGCCTCCTCGGTCAAGCTCTTGGACACATCCACACGCTCGGCCGTGGGCGTCGCGCCACCAACGCCGATCGATATCGCCGGCTCGCCCGACCCCACCGTCAGCAAGCTCGCCAGGGGAGCATCCTGCGAGATCAGCCGCCCGAATTCGTCGTACTCGCCATACAACAGTTCGACCGTCACGCCCTCGACCTCAAGCAACTCCCGCAGCGACCGCACCGGCAGGGCCCCCGCCATCGCATCGGCCAGCGTCTCATCCATGCCCGGCAACTTGGCCAGCATCTCGGCATCGGCCGTGTTCACGTCCAGCAGCGCGTCGAGCGACACCGGGGTCTCGGTCATCCGACCGTCGAGTCGGAACACGGCCGTCCGGTTGCCCTCGGTGAACAGCTCCACGGGATCATCGACCACGAACTCAGCCCCGCCCAGCACGTCGCCACGCTGATCCCGAGCCATCTGCCCGAGCGCAAGCACGCCCGACCGCATGGTCAGCCGAGACTGCAACCGCCCGGCCGACAACATCGCCGCCTCGCCCGCGCTCCGTGCGGCCAGCAGCGCCACCGTGCCCGCCAGGGCGCCGATGGCCAGCACCACCAGCACGACCAGCACCGCGATCCCGCGTTCGCTCGCTGCACGCCTCATGGCATGACCCCCGTGCGATCGCCGCCCGGCTCGAAGCCAGATCCAGAACCGGCCTCGCTTCGCGGCACGCTCGCTCCCGCGGGGGCGGCGACCACGAACACGATGTCCGCCGGCCGTGTGGGCAGTTCCTCCTCGTGAAGGTCGGCGAATTCGGGTTCTGGAGCGACCAACTCGCCGCCCTCACTATCCGGTCCCAGATCATCCGGCGTCGCAGGCTCCCACCCCGTTGGCGCCAGCCACACGCACACCCGCAGCGGCGGCTGGCTGCCCGATGTCGTCACCAGGTCATCGAAGTGATCGACCAGCACTGCCTCGATGTCGCCCACGACCAGTTCGACCGTCTCGCCCGAGTCGGTCGACTCGCGCCACGCCAGTTCGCCCGTGTACTTCGAGTATGACAACCGCGCGCTGTACCCCACGGGCCCCGCCGGCACCCCGGCGCGATCGGTCGCGGGCCACACGCCGCGACCCGAGAGCTCGAGCCAGTCCTCGCCATGCCGCGCGTGCTCTTCGGCGCTCGCGGTGGTTCGCTCCAGGCGGTCGAGCACACGAGCCAGCACGGCGCCGCGCTCGCCCTCACGCACCAGCCGATCCCGCCGGCCCGCCAGCCCGAAGCCGAACGTAATTAGCGCCGCGCTCAAGACCGAAAGGATGGCAATCGAGACCATCACCTCCAGCATCGTGAAGCCGCGTTGACGCGAGCGAGTGCGGCTCATGGCCCACCCCCACCCGCCGCATCGAATTGCACCAGTTGTCGCAGAGTCGCCAGAACGGGCGATTCGCCGATTTCCGCCCCCGCCGGCACGCGCCGCACGCGCACCGTAGCCAGCGACAAATCGGTCCACTCGCTGGGCTCGAGTTCGACCTCGCACACCCACTCGGCCTGCGGATCAAGACCTGCGGTCTCGCTCACCGGCGTCGCCCACATGCTCGCCGGCCCGGTCAGCTCGCGGTCGCCCATGGCCCCACTCTCGAGCAAACCCATCGCCGTGCGGGCGACGCCCGCGGCCCCCATCCGGTGCTCCGCGTCGATGATCCGCCGCGCGCCGAAGTCGAGCTGTGTGAGCACGGCCAGCCCGCCCACCACGAACATCGCCAGCGCAAGCACGAGGTCGAGTAGCACGAAGCCCGTGCCTCGACGGCCCTGTCGCCCTCCGTGCTGCTGGGTTGGCCTGCGGCTCCGCCGCGTGCTGGCTGGCATGCGCTATCTCGGTTGCGGTGGCTGGGGGTTGGTGCGATCGGGCGAGCCGCTCGTATCGGGTTGGGAGGGCTGATCGGCCCCGCTGTTGCCGGGCTCGACCGGTTCGTCCGAGCCACCGCCAAACCGGCTGCTCAGGTCCTCGAACTCGATCTGCTCGAATTCGAGCTCGTCGAACCCGAGAGCATCAAGCCCGCCTCCTTCGGGCGACTCCTCGTCCACGACAGGCTCATCGGGCAGGTCCGACGATTCTTCTTCCTCGGCGGGCTCATCTTCGTCCTTCCCCTCGAGTTCCGGTGCGGGGGTGAACTCGAGCCGCCCGGTGAGCGCCTCGACACGGACACGCACGACCTGCCCATCGGCCAGCCGCACCACGGTCGCCCGGCCCGCCATCGCCGATCCGTCGCTCAGGAACCACGCCAGCACCACGGCGTCGGCAGGCTCGCCGAAAGCGTTTTCGGGGGCGGCTTCGGCGTCGTCCTCGACGAACGACCGATCGAGCAAGGAGCCGTTGCCCCGCTCGGATTCCTCTTCAGCGGCCGCCTCGAAGGCCTCGAGCTCTTCCACCTGGCCATCCCACAGCCTCGTGCCCGGTGGCAACAGCGTCGGCTCATCAACGGTCGGCCAGGTCGAGACGTCGTCGGGGTCGGCCGCCTGATCGGCGGCGCTGTCGCTGTCCAGGTCGGGCTGGCGGACCAACCCGAGTCGCAGTTCCTGGCCGTCCTGGCTCGGCAGCAGCACGAGCGCCACGGGCAGGCCCCGGTGCTGGGCCTCGCCGCGCGCCGTGTTGGGCGAGAGCTTCAAGATCCGCTCGGCCGTCTTCGCGCGCGCCGACGAGGTGTTGGTCAGCGCTACCGGCAACGCCAAAGAGGCAACCACCACCAGCAGCCCGAGGGCCACCAGCACCTCTATCAGCGTGAAGCCTCGCCGACTCCGCATGGCTAACGCTCCCCTCCGTGAGCGATGGCTACCGCCGTTCGATGCCCATCGCCATCGCAACTCAGCCGCCGGACGGTGGCGGTGCCAGACCGCTGCCCGAGTCCATGCCGCCCTCGTCGTCTTCCCATAGATAAATGTCGTCTTCGGTCTCGGGCTCGCCATCCGGGCCGTTGCTCGAGAGGTCGTAGTACCCTTCACGCCGGAGGCCCTCGGGGTTGTACTCCCAGGGGTTCCCCCACGGGTCGTTGGGCATCGACTCGCTCACCGACTCCGACCACGACTCCTCGATCTCAGGATCGACGGTCTCGCTGCTCCAGAGGACCGCCAGGCCCTCGTCCTCGGTCGGGTAGCGGTTGTACCGCCGGTTGAAGTCGAGCAGGGCACCCTTGAGGGTGTTGAGCTTGATCTCGGCCTCGTCGATCTTCGCCTCGTCGCGGCGGGCCAGCAGCGCGAAGCCCACCAGCCCGCTGATCATCACGATGATGGCCAGCACGATCATGATCTCGATCAGCGAGAAAGCCTTACGAGTCATGGCCTTACGAACTCGGTTGCGGCGCTCCATCGCCCCATGCTTGGTCTCTTGCATCGTTCCGTCACCTTCCGGGCCCGGCCGGCCCGCCCCCTGTGCCTCGTTGTTCGACAACCCAATCCACGTGGTCACCGGGCCGAATGGCCCTGCGATTAGTTTACGCTTACTTACCGGCGTGCGTAACACCCGTCGGCCATAAAAATCCGCCCGCGCGACATCCGGGCGTGGCCAGCCAGCCCATCAGCCCACGTCGCTGAGCTCAAGCATCGGCATAATGAGTCCGATAGCCACAAACGCCACCACCAGGGCCAGCACCATGAGCATGATCGGGCCCACCAGCGCAACCGCCGTCGAGAGCAGCCGCTCGACCCGCGTCTCGATGGTCTCGGCGATCGTCTCGAGCACGTCGGCCAGGTTGTTGGCGCTCTCGCCCACCGAGATCATCTCGATCACGTCCTCATCGAACAGGCCGCTTACCCCCAGCGGGCCGGCCAGGGGTTCGCCCGATCGGACCGCGTCGGCCGCCTCGGCCACCGCCTCCTTCAGCAGGATGTTGCCGGCCGCATCCTCGGCGATGCGCATCGCGGCCAAGACCGGCACGCCGTTGGCCAGCATCGTGCCGAAGGTCCGGCAGAACCGAGCCACCGCGATGCTCCGCACCAGCGGACCGATCACTGGGGCCCTGGTCTTGGCGGTCTCGATCGCCCTGGAGACGTCGGGCCGCTTGCTCAGCCGCCACGCGAGAACCACGAGGATGGCCAGCACGATCGCCGTGATCGGCCCCTTGGTCGTCACCGCGTCGCTGATCGCGAACAGCACCACGGTGATGGGCGGCATCGGGTCGACCTGCTCGAGGATGTCGCCAAACATCGGCAAGAACAGCCCGAAGATGATGCCCAGCACGCTGACGCCCACGAACACCAGCACCGCCGGGTAGGCCAGCGCCCCGAATAGCTTGGCCCGCATCTCGGCCTGGGCCTTCACCATGCCCGCCAGCCGAACCAGCACGGGCTCGAGGCTGCCCCCCTTCTCGCCCGCACGCACCATCGCGATGTGGGTCTGGGGGAAGACCCCTTCTTGGGCGGCCATCGCGTCGGCCAGCTCCTCGCCCCGCGACACGCCCTCGGCCAATCCCCGGAAGATCTCGGCCCGCCGCGGCTTGCTCTTGCCCCGAGCCAGAAGGGTAATCGCCCGCATCAGCGGCACGCCCGCCCGCAGCAGGTCGGCCACCTGCTGGTAGGCCGTGGCCAGTTGGCGGGGGCCCAACCCCTTGGGCCTCAAAGACGCCCGCGGCTTCTCGGCCTCCACCTGCACGGGCACGAGGCTCCGGTCGGCGAGTTCACCCAGGATCGCCGCCTCGCTCGCCCCGGCGAGCTTGCCGGCGACGGCCTGCCCGTTGGCGTCGACTGCCTGGTAGCGGAAGGTTGGCACGGGTCAGGATACGCGTTCGGCCGCCAGCCCGCACTCGGGGCATGTGTGGATGCCTGCTCCCAGCTCGTACCCACACGCCACGCACCGCCCGCGCATCATGCGCCAGCACAGGCGCATCCATCGCAGCAGCACCATCATCCCCAGCGTAAGTGCCGCGTAGAAGGCACTGTTCATCACCAACCCAGGCCACCACACCCCGTAGGGCACCGGCCAGGTTTCACCGAACGCGCGAGGCTCCCAGAGTGGCGTGCCGCGGTTGGCGGGGTGCGAGCCGTCGGTGGTCGTCGCATACGCCGTACGCATCGGCCAGCCGACGGCATAGACCGCCGCCTCGCCCTCGCCACCGACCAGCTCGAGTTGCGCGTAGCGAGGCCGCGGATCCGCGGTTACTTGCTGCATTGCCGGCCGGCTGGCATACGCCCGGAGTTGGTAGTTGCCGAACGGTGCCCGGCGCTTGGCTTCCCAGATGGTCGCCAATGGCCCGTCTTGTCGCTGGTATCGCACGCCGCTGGTCTCGTCGTAGAACCGGGCACCCTTGTCCCACGCACCGTTGATTCCGATCGCTCTGGGCAGGCGGGCCGCCACCGCCGCCACCGGAACGCTCGCCACCGCAAGCACCACGCCCAGCACGAGCGCTACCGCGATCAGCCGGATGGACAGGATGCGTGGACGCGACCGCATTGGTTCGATGCAGGACCCGGATCAGCCCTCCAGCGCCTCGTCGATCGCCGCCTGGATCGCCGGGTCGTCGGGACTCGTCCTGGGGTCGAATCGCGCGATGACGGTGCCGTCCTTGCCCACCAGGTACTTGGTGAAGTTCCACGTTGGCTCGCCGCCCTGCTTGCTGAGCGTGGCGAACAGCGGGTGCGCGTTGTCGCCCTTCACCTCGGCCTTGGCCGCGATGGGATACGTCGCGCCCATGTCGGCGCAAAACTCGGCCGCCTCGGCCGTCCCGAGCGGCTCCTGGTTGAAGCTCGCGCTCGGGAAGGCGAGCACGGTAAACGACTTGCCCGCGTTGGCCTGCTGGAGTGTTTCGAGCTGGCCCACCTGGGGCGTCAGCCCACACCGGCTGGCGGTGTTGACCACCAGCACGACCTGCCCTTGGTAGGCGTCCATGGAAGTCGTCGAGCCATCGGCCATCTCGAACCCGACGCCGCGGACAGACGGGCCATTCTGGGTGTCGGTCGTCGTGCCATCCATGGTGATGCCCTCCTCAGGCGTGCGATAGGTCGTGTCCGTGTCGCCGTCGCCCGAGCAGGCGGTCAGCACGAGCAATGACGAGGCCAGCGAGGCCGTGAGTGCGGTCTTCATGAGCATGTGGAATCCCTCCGTTGCGTCTCCCCTGGATGAGCCCAGGGGCCCAATCGTACTACCCTCACGTGTGAGCGGATCCACGACCCAAACGAAGGCCATCGAACTCGTCCGGACCACGCGATTCTGCGTGAACGATCCCTCGTTCGGGGATCCCGCGGGCCACATCGAGGCCGACCCCAACGGCTACGCCGGCAGGCCCTCGATGCGCGGGCTGGGGCGGTACTACAGCGTCGACGTCACAGCCCGCGGCGAGCCCGACCCGGTGACGGGTTACCTGATCGACATCAAGGCCATCGACCAGGCCGTGCGCGACGCCGTGGTGCCACTCATCACCCTGGCCTGCCACGACGACCCGGCGTGCGAACCGGCGATGCTGCTGCCCGAGCTGATGGCCGACCTCGAAGCCGCGCTGCCCGTCACGCTGGCCGCCCTGCGCTGGAACCTGACCCCCTATTCGAGCATCACCATGAACGCCACATCAGCGACCACCGTCGTCCTGCGCCAACGCTTCGATTTCGCCGCCGCCCACCGGCTGCACGTCGACAGCCTCAGCGACGAAGAGAACCAGAAGCTCTTCGGCAAGTGCAACAACCCCAGCGGCCACGGGCACAACTACCAGGTCGAGCCGGCGGTCGAAGCTTCATTGCCAGAAACCGGCACGATGCCCTTCACGATGCAAGACCTCGAGCGGCTGGTCGATGAGACGATCATCGCGCCCTTCGACCACACAAACCTGAACATCGACCCGCCCGACTTCAGCCAGGCAGGCGTCAACCCGAGCGTTGAGCACATCGCACGCGTGTGCTACGAGCGGCTAGCCGAGGCGATCGAAGCGACGAACTCTGGAGCTCGGTTGCGTGAGGTCACGGTGTGGGAGACGGATCGCACGCGATGTACGTATCCCTCGCCGTAACACCCGGGGCCGGTGCGGGCCCGCTCTCGACCGGCTTGATCTCGTCCGGTCGCATGATCTTGCGACGCCAAGCCGACGGGCTCTCGCCAAGCAGGCACCCGAACGTCTGCGTGAAGTGGCTGTGGCTCGAGAAGCCCGTCGCGTGCGCAACATCGGTCAGGGCCATGCCCTGCGCGATGTAGTCAAGGGCCGCGGCAATGCGTAGCGCCGTCAGATACTTATGCACAGTCTGCCCCGTCCAGTGCCGGAACGTGCGCGCGAGATGGAAGGGTGAAACGTCCAGCTCATCGGAGAGGTCGTCCAGCGTAAGGCGATCGGCATACCGCTGGGCCAGCACGGCCTTGGCGTTCTCGGCCAAGTCCCGGTGCGCCCGGCGTGTGGGCTCGGTCACGGCGGCCGAGCGACGCTGCTTCGCGCTCACGCCCGGCTCGAGCGCACGACGGAAGACGTCAAGCACCGCCTCGCCCAGGCCGAGCGGATCGGACGAGGGGTCGGCCAGTTGCGTGCTCAGGCGCCGCTGGTCCCGATACAACTCGGGCGGGCACGTGGTGTGCGTGAACGGCGCGAGCGACTCGGGGCTCTCAGCTTTCAGCCCAAGGCTCCGCGCGATCTCGATAGCGACGTGGGGAACGACGCTGAACCACTCGCACCGATCGCCGCGATCGGTGAGCGCGCGGCGCTTATACGGACGCAGCGCGTTGTACACCATGGTCGTGTTCGGGTCGGCAACGACGGGCTCGGCGTCGTCCTGGATGATGATCACCGGGTCGCGCGCGAACACCACCGTGGGCCAGAAGATTGGCCCCGTGTCGGCAAAGCCCGGCCAATCGACCGGCAAGCGAAAGCGGCCGTGCAACCAGTCACGGTCGGCGACCACCAACTCGTTGGGGCTGACACCGGGCCTGCCTCGCAGGCGGTGGAAGCGCGACGCGTCCCGTTCACTCATCCTCATCACAGAGAGTCCTTACCCCGGCCGGTCCGTCCGGTAGCCGTCGCTCATTGGCAAGCTTCTTACAATTCGAAGGGCTCGGCGACCTCGGCGAGGTGGCTACGAGCGGGCCCTGCGGGGCCGTCGATCCTTCGGCGGCTCGCCCCCCAGAGCACCCCCTATGGTGTTGGGATCGGAGCCGCAGCCCTTTTGTACTGTGCCGCGCATCGGAGGTTGCGGCTGTCGGGATCCGATGCAACTTCGCGCTCTACAAGCAAGATTATGAAAGTGATCCAGGCCCCTCATCGGTCATGCTGAGAGGGCTGGGGTTGCCCCAAACAGCCCCGTCTACCAATTGCACAGACCCAAGGAGCCCCCAATGCAACCCGTCCCCAATCGCCGCCTCAGTGGCCTGCTGTCCATCCTGGCCGCCTGCCTCGTGCCCATCGAGAGTGCCCGCGGCCAATTCGTCGAACCCGACGTGCGCGTCCACTTCGAGGTCTCCGGCGACGGCCGGTTTGGCTGGGCCATATCGGAACTGGCCGACATCGACGGCGACGGTGCGATGGAACTGATCGTCGGGGCACCCTTCGTCAACGGCGTGGTCGGTGCGGGCGACGGCCGATGCGTGGTGTACTCCGGTGCCAACGGCGATGTGCTGATGGACCTCTCGGCGGATGGGCCGGGCGAGAACTTCGGGTGGTCGGTCGCCGACGCGGGCGATGCCAACGGCGACGGCGTCAGCGACGTGCTCGTGGGCGCACCCCGGCGCGACGCGCAGCGCGGTGCCGTCTACGTCTTCTCGGGTCACCCGGACTCGCGCGGGGCCCTATTGCAGCGTGTTGACGGCCAACGAGCCGGTGAGAGCTTTGGCTACGCGCTCGCTGGCCTGGGCGACGTGGATGGTGATGGCACGGGTGAGGTTGCCATCGGCGCACCGCAGAGCGACTCGGGCGCGGGCGTGCTCAACGACGGACGCGTGTATGTCGTGAGTGTCATGGACGCGAGCGTGCTGCACGACATCCCCGGGCCGGTAGCGGGTGCGCAGCTCGGCCGGGGCATCGGCCGCATCGGAGACATCGACGGAGACGGCGCAACCGACTTCGCCGCCTCGGCGACCAACGCGCAGCGCGCCGAGGTGTTCTCCGGGGCCACCGGCGAGCCTTTGCTGGTACCGCTGCTGCCCGACACCACCGCGGGTGCGTTCGGCGACTTTTTCGTCGGACCGGCGGGCGACGCCAACGCCGATGGCATCCCCGATATCTACGTCGGCGACTATGCCGCAGATGGCAATCGCGGCCGCGTCCACGTCTACAGCGGTGCCAACGGATCACCCCTGTGGCAGCGTGGTGG
It contains:
- a CDS encoding FG-GAP-like repeat-containing protein codes for the protein MQPVPNRRLSGLLSILAACLVPIESARGQFVEPDVRVHFEVSGDGRFGWAISELADIDGDGAMELIVGAPFVNGVVGAGDGRCVVYSGANGDVLMDLSADGPGENFGWSVADAGDANGDGVSDVLVGAPRRDAQRGAVYVFSGHPDSRGALLQRVDGQRAGESFGYALAGLGDVDGDGTGEVAIGAPQSDSGAGVLNDGRVYVVSVMDASVLHDIPGPVAGAQLGRGIGRIGDIDGDGATDFAASATNAQRAEVFSGATGEPLLVPLLPDTTAGAFGDFFVGPAGDANADGIPDIYVGDYAADGNRGRVHVYSGANGSPLWQRGGGVDGIGRGLGCGRSAGDVNGDGHDDIVAGSYLAGQATVFSGADGSTLRSISATSPAGQLGFDSVGIGDVTGDGLADLAISAAVGDTVYAIAGNCDADLDGDGQATIFDFLAFQNAFDAGDPIADFDGDGDLTIFDFLAFQNAFDICADG
- a CDS encoding prepilin-type N-terminal cleavage/methylation domain-containing protein; protein product: MSRTRSRQRGFTMLEVMVSIAILSVLSAALITFGFGLAGRRDRLVREGERGAVLARVLDRLERTTASAEEHARHGEDWLELSGRGVWPATDRAGVPAGPVGYSARLSYSKYTGELAWRESTDSGETVELVVGDIEAVLVDHFDDLVTTSGSQPPLRVCVWLAPTGWEPATPDDLGPDSEGGELVAPEPEFADLHEEELPTRPADIVFVVAAPAGASVPRSEAGSGSGFEPGGDRTGVMP
- a CDS encoding glutathione peroxidase; amino-acid sequence: MLMKTALTASLASSLLVLTACSGDGDTDTTYRTPEEGITMDGTTTDTQNGPSVRGVGFEMADGSTTSMDAYQGQVVLVVNTASRCGLTPQVGQLETLQQANAGKSFTVLAFPSASFNQEPLGTAEAAEFCADMGATYPIAAKAEVKGDNAHPLFATLSKQGGEPTWNFTKYLVGKDGTVIARFDPRTSPDDPAIQAAIDEALEG
- a CDS encoding AraC family transcriptional regulator, with the translated sequence MRMSERDASRFHRLRGRPGVSPNELVVADRDWLHGRFRLPVDWPGFADTGPIFWPTVVFARDPVIIIQDDAEPVVADPNTTMVYNALRPYKRRALTDRGDRCEWFSVVPHVAIEIARSLGLKAESPESLAPFTHTTCPPELYRDQRRLSTQLADPSSDPLGLGEAVLDVFRRALEPGVSAKQRRSAAVTEPTRRAHRDLAENAKAVLAQRYADRLTLDDLSDELDVSPFHLARTFRHWTGQTVHKYLTALRIAAALDYIAQGMALTDVAHATGFSSHSHFTQTFGCLLGESPSAWRRKIMRPDEIKPVESGPAPAPGVTARDTYIACDPSPTP
- a CDS encoding type II secretion system F family protein yields the protein MPTFRYQAVDANGQAVAGKLAGASEAAILGELADRSLVPVQVEAEKPRASLRPKGLGPRQLATAYQQVADLLRAGVPLMRAITLLARGKSKPRRAEIFRGLAEGVSRGEELADAMAAQEGVFPQTHIAMVRAGEKGGSLEPVLVRLAGMVKAQAEMRAKLFGALAYPAVLVFVGVSVLGIIFGLFLPMFGDILEQVDPMPPITVVLFAISDAVTTKGPITAIVLAILVVLAWRLSKRPDVSRAIETAKTRAPVIGPLVRSIAVARFCRTFGTMLANGVPVLAAMRIAEDAAGNILLKEAVAEAADAVRSGEPLAGPLGVSGLFDEDVIEMISVGESANNLADVLETIAETIETRVERLLSTAVALVGPIMLMVLALVVAFVAIGLIMPMLELSDVG
- a CDS encoding 6-carboxytetrahydropterin synthase; translated protein: MSGSTTQTKAIELVRTTRFCVNDPSFGDPAGHIEADPNGYAGRPSMRGLGRYYSVDVTARGEPDPVTGYLIDIKAIDQAVRDAVVPLITLACHDDPACEPAMLLPELMADLEAALPVTLAALRWNLTPYSSITMNATSATTVVLRQRFDFAAAHRLHVDSLSDEENQKLFGKCNNPSGHGHNYQVEPAVEASLPETGTMPFTMQDLERLVDETIIAPFDHTNLNIDPPDFSQAGVNPSVEHIARVCYERLAEAIEATNSGARLREVTVWETDRTRCTYPSP
- a CDS encoding helix-hairpin-helix domain-containing protein, which encodes MRRAASERGIAVLVVLVVLAIGALAGTVALLAARSAGEAAMLSAGRLQSRLTMRSGVLALGQMARDQRGDVLGGAEFVVDDPVELFTEGNRTAVFRLDGRMTETPVSLDALLDVNTADAEMLAKLPGMDETLADAMAGALPVRSLRELLEVEGVTVELLYGEYDEFGRLISQDAPLASLLTVGSGEPAISIGVGGATPTAERVDVSKSLTEEAAERLGELLDPQEGSNQLVAALRQMDSPPASLGGVARALRASGQTLATAGQALDTVCIGAGPARGRVDINRAPFEVLAVLPGLDEESAQGIVDARRSLSAEQLTDPLWPLREGLVDEEGMLEAVDRITTRSVRWVLRAEAGMVTVRERSVGIDSLEDAQRARAGMAGDDQEKLADRVAMDYLVDFSGDRPVVVPLGEVSIAGELAAVARVLADAREAEGDFGLAPEPAPETGGRP
- the gspG gene encoding type II secretion system major pseudopilin GspG, producing MQETKHGAMERRNRVRKAMTRKAFSLIEIMIVLAIIVMISGLVGFALLARRDEAKIDEAEIKLNTLKGALLDFNRRYNRYPTEDEGLAVLWSSETVDPEIEESWSESVSESMPNDPWGNPWEYNPEGLRREGYYDLSSNGPDGEPETEDDIYLWEDDEGGMDSGSGLAPPPSGG
- a CDS encoding prepilin-type N-terminal cleavage/methylation domain-containing protein, with the translated sequence MRSRRGFTLIEVLVALGLLVVVASLALPVALTNTSSARAKTAERILKLSPNTARGEAQHRGLPVALVLLPSQDGQELRLGLVRQPDLDSDSAADQAADPDDVSTWPTVDEPTLLPPGTRLWDGQVEELEAFEAAAEEESERGNGSLLDRSFVEDDAEAAPENAFGEPADAVVLAWFLSDGSAMAGRATVVRLADGQVVRVRVEALTGRLEFTPAPELEGKDEDEPAEEEESSDLPDEPVVDEESPEGGGLDALGFDELEFEQIEFEDLSSRFGGGSDEPVEPGNSGADQPSQPDTSGSPDRTNPQPPQPR